GGAGAGGAGGCCGCGGGAAGAAACAGTCTGGTAAAAAGGAAGTCATAGATTTAAGGTCTCTTTTAATAAATTGTGCACAGGCTGTTGCTGCTGATGACTGCAGGAGTGCAACTGAACTGCTGAAACAGGTTAGACTCCATTCATCTCCTTTTGGAGATGGCAACCAGAGATTAGCTCATTGTTTTGCAGATGGTCTGGAAGCACGTTTGGCAGGCACTGGTAGCCAGATTTATAAGGCCCTCGTCAATAAACGAACATCAGCAGCTGATTTTTTAAAGGCCTATCATTTGTATCTTGCATCATGCCCATTCAGAAAGATTTCAGGTTTTACCTCAAACAAGACGATCATTAGAAAATCAAAGCATGCTACAAGGGTCCACATCATTGACTTTGGCATCCTCTATGGCTTTCAATGGCCTACGCTTATTCAACGTATTGCAGCAAGAGAAGGTGGACCACCAAATCTTCGTATAACTGGTATAGAATTTCCTCAACCTGGCTTCAGGCCAGCAGAAAGGATTGAGGAAACAGGACGCCGTTTGAGCGATTATGCCAAGTCCTTTAATGTTCCATTTGAGTACCAAGCAATAGCAAAGAAATGGGAAACCATCAGAGTTGAGGATCTAAAGCTTGAAAAGGATGAGTATCTTGTTGTCAATTGTTTGTATAGATTTAAGAACTTGCACGATGAGACCGTGTTATCTGACAGTTCGAGAACTCTCGTTCTCAATCTAATAAGGGAGATCAATCCAGACATTTTCATCCATGGGATTGTAAATGGGGCCTATAGTGCCCCATTCTTTGTCACACGGTTCCGTGAGGTCCTGTTTCATTTTTCAGCACTTTTTGATATGCTGGAAGCTAATGTGCCCCGGGAGTTTCCGGAAAGACTGTTAATTGAGAGAGAGATCTTTGGGAGGGAAGCCCTCAATGTCATAGCTTGTGAGGGATGGGAAAGAGTTGAAAGGCCAGAGACATACAAGCAGTGGCAAGTTCGTCATCTAAGGGCAAGGTTTACACAAACACCTTTTGAGCAAGAGGAGATCATGAATATGGCAGTTAAAAAGGTGAGAACAAGCTATCACAAAGACTTTATAATCGATCAAGATAACAAGTGGATGTTGCTGGGGTGGAAAGGGAGAACGATCTACGCCTTATCTTGTTGGACACCTATTTAAAAAAACCTGCAAGGCATGCTTTTGAAAATCAACTTGTCCTTCCACATATTTGGAGAATTCAACAATACAGATGTAAGTCTCATAGCCTATTTTACATCacatatgttttcttcttattgtgCTTCATCACTTAACATTTAAAAGTTACAGTTTTTCCTCCCCTGCAGGTATCTGGCAAGCTCATTCTAGATAATGCTCACACAAGCGATACAAAGGTCATGTTGTTGCTCAATACTCTTGCCAATGATGATGAAGTCAAATGGCTAGCAGATAATCATTTCCAACAAGCGTGAAGCACATTTGGGTTTTTTTCCATATCAGTGGTATACAAGCTAAGGTTGCACATACTTCGACCAATTCCTTGAATATCTGCTACTACCCAATAACTCTACCCACCAAGACCTAGGTAGCTGTGAAAAAATCGCctagagtttttttttgttggtctCTAGTGAGATTTCTTTCCTGATCTCGAGGCTTTTTCTCGTTTAGGGACTACTTGGCACATCCTTGGGTGCCTATGTGCAACACGTTTGTTATTAAACATTGGTTTCTTGTTTGTTTCACTTCTTTGTCCATTGTTTGGGTTTCCacatgaaaagaaagaaagttttTGGATATCCAAGTTTCTTCTCAAGATTTTTTGGTTTGCAATAGGTAATCTGGAATTTTATGATGTTGCAAGTGGGGAGCCTTTTCTACTTTTTCTTCCCAAAGACCTCAAAAGCACATAACTTTTAAAGATCAAGAAAATTAATGTAGGATATGCAGAACAGAGACTGTGGTTCCAAATGCGTCTTGTTTCATTCAAATTGAGCAAGAAAAGAATATTATGCGTCTAGGAAATGTGAGGGAGTTCTTAttgtaaaattaattatcaGAAAATGACTACTTATGTATGAATGATTTAATATTTGACCAACTTAGCATCGTAGCTTAGGTAGGTAAAGGGAAAAATGAATAGTTGCGGTCTGTAAATCGAGAAAAAATGATAGTTTTTGAGCATTAACTCATCTTTTAACTAGAAACTAGACACTGCTAAAATGAaaactttatcattttttttcttcaggcAGTGTGGTGTTCTAGTCAATTAGCAATTTGGAAATCAGGACTTGGAGAAAACTAGACTggttaaaggaaaaaaaaaaagatacggAGATAACGAATATTGTATTAGAACTGAATGTCCAGATTTGAGTGTAGTAATAAGCTGCTGTCTCACAATAGTCTTGTGTGTTTTACTTTAGCATTCTAATGCAATGAACTATTTAAAGATTTTTCTGTCCTTAAACTTTCTTTTCACCAAAGAGTACTCACCGTGAACTCTAATGAACACAGACAGAAGGCCTATTAGCAGAAACTTCAATGAATATGAAGATGAGAGAACATCTTAAGCAAATAGTAATCAAAtcttctaattaaaaaatacatcaCTAAATTTCCAAATGATCATAACAAGGATTATTACACGAATCGTCTTCGGATATACAACCACACATACACAAAACAGGCAGAGAACTGAAGCTGTACCTTTAACTTGCAGATGAACATGCTCCATCATCAGTATTTATCTCAATTTTCAGGTCAGTCAAGATTTGATTATCTTCTTTTAGCGACTCTGAGATTGGAAACAAGGATCAATCATTCAGTCAAAGGAGTTGCAGCATTGAAAAGTCTATAAGGCAGAAATTTCAAAATGTTATATACacaaatgataaaaatgtgAATAGCAAGTGGTGCAGGGAAACAGTGTAATGAGCGAGAGTTTGTTACAAGTAGCAGTGAGTAGGCATAGTAAGAGCAGAGCAGTTAtttttatgtgaagttttccatcttcttcttattattatttgttcttCCATACAGTTCAGTTGTTATTTCTTTGTAGTTTCAATGAGTGATTGTAATCGAATACCAATCATTCCAATATAAACAATAGACCAAGTCAATCTCAATGAAAACTGACAACATACAACAATTATGAATGTGAACCTATGTGCTTCCTTTGACGACAATACATAATACCCAATAAGCAATAGTAGGCTAGTAATAAATAGAGGCATACGAGACAAGTAGTGATAGAAAAATGAGATTGATCACAAGTACAAAAAGTACTAGTAAgatatttaatatatcaaaaatactACTGCTACTTTATATCGCTGTTCTCCATTGTCATTTATAAAACATGATACTAAGACAATCCCCTTATTGCAATTCCTAGCTCCACCAGAGTGAACACCTTATAAATAAGATTTTCACTAATCAAAAAAGGAATTTAGAAACTTGTCATAGGAAAACTAGTCATCTAACCTTGAATTAGAAACTTAAACCTACATCTTTGCATCTAAAATTAAAGTTCCAAACTGATTTTTGAACTTGATAGACATGCTTTGTACTTCATGTATATAGTTTTTACTATCAATTtgttcatataatatttttctttgttgcGCCTTTCTTTACTAGAACCCATCCTTTAATTACACATTTCCGCTTTACGCTTAAAGCCCCAACATATCTTGTGCCTTTCTCTGCTACTTCCTGGGTTTGATTGCCTTTAGACAACACTGACTGGGACAATCTTCGGTAAAAAGGTGATGATCTATCATCTTGTGAGGTTTTTCCATCAGTGCTATCTTTAGTTTCTTCGTTTCCTTCTTTGAATCCTTGCTTGAACCTGTAATAGTTTGTCGGCTCACTACTCTCGAAGGGACGTTCACCCAATATCTGGACCAGATCTTCTTGATAAAGGACCTCCTTTTCTAGTAGCAATTCTGCAATCTGAGCTACATGTTCTCTGTGTTCCTCTATAAGTTGTAAAGTACGATCATATGCCTTGGCTACCCATTTTCTAACTTCATTGTCAATAAGTGCTGCAGTCTTGCTACTGTAGGGCTTTGATGTCTCAAGTGCATCTTCTCTTTGCGGAAAAGAAAGAAGACCAACTTTCTCACTGAAGCCGTAGACTGCTACCTGGGCATATGTCATCTTGGTCACTTTCTCCAAATCATCTTGAGCTCCAGTTGAGATTTTTCCAATCAAAATCTACTCAAAATAAGTACTAGTTAATATCCATATGAACATagtgaaaatatgattttagtgaaaaatagaAGGCCAAAGGTAGAAAGTTCCAAAAAAGAACAGTTAGAAAAAGGATTTAAAGAGACTGCACTTTCATTAAGGTCGTAGTTACTAAATCTTGTGCAACAATGAAGTATTATATGTGAAGTTGCTTTTTAGATTATACATTCTATAAAAATCTAGACTTCGTGTTGAGGCCGATTACTTCACTGAGCAGCTTTTCTTTGAAGTTGAAAAGCAGAGAACGGAATATGACCAAACTCATTCGGAATTATTTACTATGTATGCATTTAGGCATGTCACTCTGTAAAAGTTGGTGGCATGACACTGTCTTCTTAAATACATCAAGAAAATTACTCATTCCTATTATGACAGCAAAAAGGTACCTAAAAATGACATGCTACAAACAACTTTGATGCCTATAAAATATTCTTGCAGAACCACAACACAAGTAATTCATGTTACAAGGGATTCACCTTCTAGAGGCCAACTATTTCTCTATAGAAAATGGTGATTTCCCAAAGAGAATGTCACAGGAGTCATTCTTGAAGTATGATGCTTGCTCATCCATGACCATATAAGGAGACAACAACCTATTTTTCCAACCAATGGGGGAAGCTCTAACAGTCTTTGGTAGAAATGGTTTGCATATGCGTATAGATGATGAGATTTTCCAAAAGATTAACTGATAATGATGTAGGGAAAGACAGTTGATAAATTTACCTGCTCAGCAGCTCGGCCACCAAGAGTCATACATGTCATATCAAATAGCTGCTCCTTGGTCATTAAATGATTTTCACTGCTAACATATTGAGCAAATCCCAGTGCTGCTGTACCACGAGGAATAATTGTCACTTTAAGTAATGGTTCTGCATATTCCAAGAACCAACCAGCAACAGCATGGCCAGATTCATGATAGGCAATTGTCCTCCTTTCCATCTTGCTTATGACCTGTACAAAGCACAAAGGTAGCTTTGGATTCGCAAATTATATCATTCAAACATAAAGTTTTTTGCCATTTGCAAGTTCTTAACAGACCCGAATGGACTGCAATTTATAACAGCATATCAAGAAAAAAGTGAGGAGATTGGCTACCTTGCTCTTCTTCTCTAGACCACCGATCACCCTGTCTATTGCTGCCTCAAAATGTTGCATTTTGATTTTGGTACTCTCGCTCCTAGCAGCAACCAAAGCAGATTCATTACAAACATTTGCAATATCGGCTCCAACAAATCCTGGTGTTAGAGCAGCAAGCCTCTGTGAATAAAATGCTGCTTCTtgatcaattttcaaattgttcaAATAGATTCTAAAAATCTGTTCACGACCTCTTATATCTGGTTTGTCAATGGTAATCTGGCGATCAAATCGACCAGGCCTTAACAATGCTTTGTCTAATATATCAAGTCTATTTGTGCCAGCAAGCACAACTACACCAGATGTGGTTGCAAATCCGTCCATTTCTACAAGTAGTTGATTTAAAGTTCTTTCACGTTCATCATTTGCTCCAGAAGAGTGTCCCCTCCCTCTTGAACCACCAattacatcaatctcatctatgaaaaTAATACTAGGTGCACATCGTCTTGCCTCCCGAAATAAACTCCTAACTCTACCTGGTCCAATACCAACAAACATCTCCAAAAAATCTGAACCAGAGATAGAGAGAAAAGGTACACCAGACTCTCCTGCTGTAGCTTTAGCTAAGAGTGTCTTTCCAGTCCCGGGAGGACCCACTAGAAGAGCACCCTTAGGGATTTTGGCTCCCAACTCCTCATATTTCTTGGGATTCTTAAGGAAGTGGACAAACTCCATGATTTCTTGCTTAGCCTCGTCACATCCAGCCACATCCTTGAAGAAGACCTGTTCAATAAAAATGCCAACTGACTTTAATTTCCAACTAATCATGAATTAAAACTGATTCTCAGTGAAAAGAATGTTGGTTATTTTAAAGCTGCATCAATAATGGAACTAAATTCTCACCTTGTTCTTTGCATTTTTGTCCATCTTCATGAAACGCGGTTTACCAATACCAAATATTCCACTAACACCTCCCCAATCCATGTAATAAAGGATAGCAAGAGGCAATACCATTACACCAAACTTCATCATTTCTGGCAACCAATCCAACTCATTAACATATACCACAGGGACATAATTGCGAGGGTCTATTCCAGAGGCTTCTTGGGCTTCCTTAAGCTTCTGCTCAAATAACACAACATTCCCAATGTTGAAATAATATTTGTGGTGGCTCAGGTTTCTACTACTATTTGTACAAATTATAGGACCTTGAACTGTGTTATCACAAGTTTGATTATTATCAGGTGAAGAATTCCTTATATAAACTGTGGCTACTTCTTTGTTAGCAACAACAATTCGATCAACATGACCAGGTTCAAGTAGCTTGTTTTTGAACTCTTGGAAGCTAATCTGCGAATTCACAGAAAAAGAAGTATCCATGTCAAAGAGAAAACACAACTATCCGATGAGAATAAGGCAAACAGTTTCCCCCTCCAAGAAAGTAGAATCCTGCTAAGTCACCAGTCACGACTAAAAAGATATAACATATAGAATTCTGTTGCTTCTTTAATTTCATAGCTACACTGTAAAACCTTGAGTAGTAGTTCTTCAACAATATAATCCAccttaatatattattacttttataaatattaatataaccaattaGATTAAGAAGAATATGTTTCAACTTGGCAAGCTAAAACTGAGATGAAATTGTCACGTACTTGAATGAAATAGCACGAGCAAAGCTTCTTTATATGGCATTTGATATAAGTAGTTCTAGTTTTAAAAACAACTAAATGAAGTTGACTTCATCTCAAAGACCAACTCAAAACCGATTCTTCGAAACCAAACTAAGAATTTCATCCATGAAAGTTCCAAATTAAACACATTGATAGCAGAAATAATGCAATCAACTTATATTGAACTCACACTCCTCAAGGCACTAAACTCATCCTAccataaaagaaaaaggagcTGAAACAACGAGAGTTAAAATCTGTACAACAAACTGTTGGTTAAGGACTAACCTCCTCCGAATCAAGATGGTTCAGGAGTAATATTGACAACAGAACAGAACCAATAAACAGAATCAATAGTATATAGTGATGCTGCTTCATGAAGTTCTTTATTGATGAAGGTTGCTTCATGAAGTTCTTTATTGATGAAGGTTGCTTCATGAAGTTCTCCTAAAGGTTTCCTTGTTCACTTACACTTTGCTCTGCCAAAGATTAAaccaaagaaacaaaaattcacCATAACAAGCTAAAGGGGAACAAAACATTAAAAGAATAATCTGGAGAAACAGGAATTAGAGCAGCAACCGACGAAGGGCTGATCATGTCAAATAATGTTACTTATCACTTATTCCACACATAAAGGTTTTCACACTAGGAATTTCAATACGTTGTTCTGATTAGTATACAAACACATTTAGACCATTGTTAAGACGTAATATTAAAATCAACTGCTTACTACTTTTTCAGTTCAGAAACTCTTAAAAGAAACACAATAGCAGAAAATTAACACTCAGCATATTCCTGATAATTTCCTTTGTCTGCTTTCTACACACCACACAAGAAAAGCACACTCAAATTCTGCCCAACCTTTCCATTTCCATCACCATTTACAGATAAAGTATCTTTGTCTTGGAATAGCATAAATCATTTAGATCTCTACAACCCAAACTCTCTTCCACTTTGTAGATTTCATAATCAGTATTCTCATCTTCGTAATATTCCAAATGATTTAGATCTCTATTACTATCTCTAGAAAATTTCTTATTGGTTTTGCACGAAGTCTAATAATCAATTTCCTATGTAGAGTACATCTACACATTTCCTTTTGATAAGTAAAGAACATCTCGATTCTAGACATTATCtctaataatacaaaatttatataaatatgaatatatatgtaatgatatcgaattcaaaaattttatatattatattgaacaaactgagaaaaaaattgatataattcCTACAATTAACATATCCAAGAAAGTTTTGCTAGATCACTTCAAATAATTTTACTCCATGTCTCCATCATATGTTCTCTAATATCAAATATAACTGATCAGTGACAATCAAACCGGAATTAGGGGCTAATTCCTCAAGTGTTCATCCCACCAGGGGCTGAGCTAGCATACTGTTAGGGGTTCACCACCTTCGGCGGAAAATACTAcgttaagattatttttttatgtatatattgtagATGTCAAACCCCCATCAATTAGTTCCTGTATTCACTTCTTCTGATTTTGAACCCCAGCTCCACCACTGCATCcaacttaataatttttcaacatAAGTTCGTAAACTAATTTTTATCACTTTGAAACTATTAGACTTATGATTGGtctctcaaaaatataaaaaattcagCTAAAATACCAATGTagctaaaaaagaaaacatttttcccAAACCCTGAAATACATTTGGCTCTAGAAAATGCAAAATCTAAAAGATACTGTTCTCCAATGAGATTATTGATGATCGTGCCTTAAAGATTCATTATTATCAACATATTCCATCTCTGTTTCAGCAAATTACAACCAGGAGCACTGGGCAGAGCTACAATTTTGTGTAGGTTCAGCAAAACCCGTTAATTTTGGTTCAAACTCTATGTTTGTACTTAAAAATCAATACGCATAGTACATATAACCTACTACGCTGATAAAAAATTCAGAACCCATAAACTCAAAATTCTAGAGCCGCCTCTGAATTTGAATATACAACACGATGATTGGTTAGGCTTATAGATTTCATCAAATGGTAgacaaaaaatagtttattatGGTATAATTAAGACCCAGTCTGATATTCACCATTATTATCAGAGAGTTTGATGAACTTACCTGTAATGTTAGCAGAAATGGCAATATCGAATGGCTTGGTGGGGGAAGAAAGACCTAGGTGTTATTATTTAGAGGAATTATACggaaatttaaacaaatatattggtcaacataaatattattatatgtaatataacattaaaaattattttgtgggttgttcttttattttttttcaaagaggTGGGTCAGTGTTTTGTTTTTAGTTGTTGTGATGGCCATTTATCAAGTAAATGATTTATGTTGTAATATActctattat
The sequence above is a segment of the Solanum lycopersicum chromosome 10, SLM_r2.1 genome. Coding sequences within it:
- the LOC101247176 gene encoding scarecrow-like protein 9, producing the protein MDPRFNRFPTTVNGFNLENQSLLSFSDNWKNNEPIIGAIYPDQKIVNAPTFENSFIQQTVPSLSNDPSTTSNIALTSEMGTEDEYNEDFDFSDTVLSYINQMLMEEDMEDKTHMLHESLELQAKERSFYEALGKKYPPSPHQNLAITEQNGEIPEDYYSASLYSSTSNVIDTSGYLIDPSISNDHNYSYEQGLFICNGPYSSISSSNSINNLGDGFLDSPVSPLHIPDIYNDSHPIWKFRKGVEEASKFLPTYSKLLDNVVINDLLPQAKRGESGCAAAQVEKRDVGATSPTGPRGTKNPHRDDRDSEEEEERRSKQAAVYAESTVRSDEFDVILLHSMGDGREALTAYRESLKNARTKPTVQSKGFAVGRGGRGKKQSGKKEVIDLRSLLINCAQAVAADDCRSATELLKQVRLHSSPFGDGNQRLAHCFADGLEARLAGTGSQIYKALVNKRTSAADFLKAYHLYLASCPFRKISGFTSNKTIIRKSKHATRVHIIDFGILYGFQWPTLIQRIAAREGGPPNLRITGIEFPQPGFRPAERIEETGRRLSDYAKSFNVPFEYQAIAKKWETIRVEDLKLEKDEYLVVNCLYRFKNLHDETVLSDSSRTLVLNLIREINPDIFIHGIVNGAYSAPFFVTRFREVLFHFSALFDMLEANVPREFPERLLIEREIFGREALNVIACEGWERVERPETYKQWQVRHLRARFTQTPFEQEEIMNMAVKKVRTSYHKDFIIDQDNKWMLLGWKGRTIYALSCWTPI
- the LOC101254253 gene encoding ATP-dependent zinc metalloprotease FTSH 8, mitochondrial-like; this encodes MKQPSSIKNFMKQPSSIKNFMKQHHYILLILFIGSVLLSILLLNHLDSEEISFQEFKNKLLEPGHVDRIVVANKEVATVYIRNSSPDNNQTCDNTVQGPIICTNSSRNLSHHKYYFNIGNVVLFEQKLKEAQEASGIDPRNYVPVVYVNELDWLPEMMKFGVMVLPLAILYYMDWGGVSGIFGIGKPRFMKMDKNAKNKVFFKDVAGCDEAKQEIMEFVHFLKNPKKYEELGAKIPKGALLVGPPGTGKTLLAKATAGESGVPFLSISGSDFLEMFVGIGPGRVRSLFREARRCAPSIIFIDEIDVIGGSRGRGHSSGANDERERTLNQLLVEMDGFATTSGVVVLAGTNRLDILDKALLRPGRFDRQITIDKPDIRGREQIFRIYLNNLKIDQEAAFYSQRLAALTPGFVGADIANVCNESALVAARSESTKIKMQHFEAAIDRVIGGLEKKSKVISKMERRTIAYHESGHAVAGWFLEYAEPLLKVTIIPRGTAALGFAQYVSSENHLMTKEQLFDMTCMTLGGRAAEQILIGKISTGAQDDLEKVTKMTYAQVAVYGFSEKVGLLSFPQREDALETSKPYSSKTAALIDNEVRKWVAKAYDRTLQLIEEHREHVAQIAELLLEKEVLYQEDLVQILGERPFESSEPTNYYRFKQGFKEGNEETKDSTDGKTSQDDRSSPFYRRLSQSVLSKGNQTQEVAEKGTRYVGALSVKRKCVIKGWVLVKKGATKKNII